The sequence CATTAGGAACATACTTCTTCCCTTCGACGTCAGTTATTTCTAGACTTGAGCATCCAGTCAATCCCAGAGACGCTGCCAATAACAACACCAACACTAATTTCATTCTACAGCCTCCTCCTGCTTTTGCACTGACCAGTTTTACGAACCATTTACATCTTATGCATATGTTGAACATGAAAGTATTTAATAAGAGCGAAAACCCATCAACATAAGGAGAGAAAAATAAGCTCACCCTCTCGAATCTTGATCGGTAGACCCGACTCGAGGGTGAGCGAACTTAACGAAGGTGGGGACAAAGGTGGAAACATTAAGGTGTAGCGACTGTTTTGGTTGGTTAGCAAGTTACTGAGAACGGCGGTTCAAAACCCCATACGGTAGGAGTATCACACCCTCCGTCATAACTCCCATTTTCCACAGCATCGTATCCTGGATTCCTCGCAAATGACAAGCAAAGGATTGGCCTGGCTCCTTTAGATCTCTGTAGGAAATCGGTCTATCCTTGGGTACTGCACGACTTTATCTGCCAAACCAATGGGCAGCAAGCGCTGCTCGGCTTGTTACTTTGCTGGATACTCCGGCATGGAACCTGTACAGTCGACAACAACCACTACCAGGGCCTCTGGAAGAAGGTCAGCGTTTTCGCCTAAGGCACAGTCTGAAGGCGGATATAGAACCGCTAGTGGTCATTTCCTGCCGCAGACAAATATCAGCTCTTTCCCGTCTTTGATGTCGCTCTTGTCGTAGTATCCGAATTCCTCTTTGATCTCAAACCCCGACGACTCCAGTAATTCCCTCAGCTGGTCGTAATAGTAATACTTTAGTTCCAGGGGATCTCGGATTTCCTGCACTTCCCCATCGGGTCTAATGATCTGATAGATCATCTCAGGATAGATAATCTGGTCAATAACATCGATCCTTACGCCTCGATGCTTCTTGATTATCCTGTTCCCAGTTTTTTCATCTATTGTTTCCCACTTATTGTTTCCCACTGAACGGTCTCGGGATAAACCCAGGTTTCATCGAGTTTCTTATAGGGTCTAAAGGTGTTAATGATAAATACCCCTTGGTCTTCTAGGTGCTCATAGACACATTTCAGACAGCCTCTTTGTGCTTCGTCGGTAGTAAGGGCTTGAAAACCCCTAAAGGGGATAATGATCAAGGAGAACTTCTTATCCAGCTGGAAGCTCGCCATGTCATACTTACCGAGCCAGATGTTATCCTGCACGGTCTTTGGCTGGCTAGCCAGCTTTTTCCTGAATTCTGCAAGCATGCTGTCGGATCGGTCTATACCATATACCTTCATGCCCTGCTGGGCAAGGGCAAGGGACACCCGTCCCGTCCCACAGGCCAGTTCGAGAATATTCCCAGGGTATCGGGCTGCATATTCTAGGTAAAAGGGAATATCCACTTTCACGATATCCCTGGTATCAAGATCGTACAGAAACGCACTCTGCTGATATAAGTTTGGCCAAACCTCCATGATCCTTCCCCCTAACCCCTTCGGTCCTCGTCTACTGGAACAGCCATCCTACTTGGCAGTGAGCAGCGGCACGCCTCAAGGTACTCAGTTTCTTGAGGAGACCTGCTAACCTGGCCATATCTTCTACTTGATGTTAACTGGATAAATTCCTGCAGATAACGGGAATTGCCCTTCGCTTTGCCTACACAGACCCTAGTCAGATCATTCATCTTTACGGACTTTGCCTCATCCTTGGCCAGCAGTAGTTTCTGCAATAAAAAAGAGCTGGGCAGTTATCCCAGCGATGCCCCATGTAGCTACAGGTTCAGGCTCTCTTTGTTCTTCCCGGCGTTGGTGTTCCTCTTCTGTTTCTTCTGTTTCCCTCAACTGTTCTAAGGTAACAGTCGTCTTCCGTACTCCCTTCATTAACTCGTCTCGGAAGCTCGAATCTCGGCCTTGAGAGTTATCCGACAAAACGGCCAAGATTTCCGGGCGTTTTTGCATTAGTCTGACTTTCCTCTGAGCCTCTCAGTCTATGCTATCCAAGAAGCCCTCAAGACAAGGAGGAAATGAGATGAGAAAAACGCTTATTCTGGTTGGAATGTTGTTATTGGTGATGTCGTCCATCGCTTTCGCTGGGGAAAAGGCAATTCCGGTGAACTTGACTGTGCAGGAGTCCGTTGAGGTGGTTGCTCCCACCCATATCAACTTGCAGTTAGTGAGAGAGGCTAGAAAATGGGTCTTGCTAGGCCAACCGGTCGGTAGCGTAAAGGTCGAAGCCAATATTCCGATTAAAGTCTCCGTTAGTTCAACCAAGTTTGTGACGGAAAACGGCGAAGAAGCTTACGATATCAATGAAGCTATCGAGTTTGTTGCCAATGGGCGTTCTTACAGTCCCGGTGAGGGTGTTGACGAGTTCGGACTTGCAGCCGGTATGTATACTCTGCCCTACAGATTCCTGTTGAAGGATGGAAGTTTCCCGAATTGGACTGATGCCGTAGCTGGAAAGTACACCGCTACGATCTATTACACAGTGGAAGCGGACCGCTAGTAGAAGGTACAACAATACCATAGTGTTTACGGCCTCACTCATGCCAGGTGAGGCCGTATTATGTTAGCTGGCAGCGTAACGAGGGGCCTTGGTTAGCATTTACCGGACGGTTTCCCCCTGTGTACCGTTAGACGGAAAACTCTGTATTTGTACCCTTACCACCCTCGATACCCACTGCTAAGAATCGGTCATATTTGTTTTTATGCCGCATAGAATGACATGAGCACATGATCACCGAAGCGGCAGACACCGTGCCGATTGTGGCCAAGCAATCTGATAAAAGCGGGGTGGAAAAGGTGACGGACGAAGATTACGCCCGTTACATTGAAAAGAACCTACGGGACTTCTGGAAGCCTGGACAGAAATTGGAGATCACCGACAAGTTCCGAGCCAGTCCGGAAGATCGTATCCACTGTGCCTTGTGTGAATGGCCTAGTACGAGTAGGGCCCCAGTTGCCCAGGGACTCATAAATGTCCTTGTCCTCGAAAATCTCGACACAGGCGCCAGGCGGTATATCGGCTGCAACTGCGCGGAACGCTATCAGTCGCACCTTCGCAAAATCACACCCGACTTTGAAATCGCCGGACTGGAAGAAGCCAAGCAAAGACTTGAAGAACTGCGACAGGCAAAGCAAGCTCGTGCCCAAGGCCCCTCCCCTAAGGCTACACCCAACAAGCCTTCACCCGGACCCCAGCGACGGTTACCACCAAAGAAGAAAAGGCAATTCGGTTCTGTGAATGTAGGGCCGACCACGTACACGCCAGAGCCATATAGCGAAGAATACGAGGAATTGATGCGGATTTGGGAGGAGCATATGTCCCAAGAAGAGTGGATGTACTACCAGGGAGAGGATCCCTACGAGGAAATTAGGGACAACCCCAAACGTTACCAGGGAACAGACTTCTGGGGCGAGGACGAAGATCCGGAAGACGACTAGGATCCACAATAAGTTCCGGAACAACAAGCAGACCGCCTATGGACCTTCTATCTACAGAAGACTACATAGGCGGTTACTCGTTGCCTCCAAGACAGCTTTGATACTATTTTCCGACCCACCTGTAACTTTCGTCATCTCGGAAAATATTACAGTGTTCGACCATGTAGCCATTGGTATCCTATGGTATAATCAGGAAAATGCTGATCAGAGTTAGGGAGAGGGAATAATGAAAAGATATCTTCAGGCCGCTACCATTTGGGTGATTATCGTTCCGATAGCCATACTAAATGGTGTACTAAGAGAGAGTGTAGTGGTCAAACTCGGTGCAATTGCCCTTCCCCTGAGCGGGATCATATTAAGCCTTTGCATTTTCGGTGTAGCGTATCTTTTGATTCCTAAAATAGGTAGTTGCGGCAAGAAAGAATACCTTGTATTTGGGGTTTTATGGTTCCTACTCACGAACTTATTCGATTTAGGTATGATTCTAAGCGATGGCGGCAGCCTTTCAGATTTATTCGCGGCGTATAATTTCCTTGGCGGAAACCTATGGATTATTGTTGTTCTTACAACTCTGTTATCACCAATAGCAGTGGCTAGAATTAGGAAATTGGTTGATTAACCTCAGTGGTGGGAAGCCTGGTTGCAGAAACCGAACATAGATTGGAGCAGTACTTAATTAAGAGCATCAAATACCTGAAGAAGGAAGGTTTCACCTCCGAGGACTCTATAGTCGTCCACTGACCCAGGGGTGACTCCTTCCTTCTACTTTTTGCAGCTATTTCCGGCTATACAGCAGCTTTGCACTATCGCCTTCGAAACTCCATACGCATTGCAACTGGCTATACCCAGACAACCCGCTGTAGACAGATAAAGGCACGCTACGACTTCAAACCACTACGGGGACTGTCGCTATGTTCCCGTACCCTCTTGCTACAGTTAACCATCCTTATCACCATGTTGCCCCTGCTTCCAGCAGTTCATTAAGACACTGTACATAGTGATCATCGCTGTCTCCTGGGACAAGTTTTACTAGAGTGATGTATCTCCCGGTATCATGGATCTCACCGAGATCTCCCCTGGGATATATGACCACCACATTCTTTACTGCTCTCTGCATTGGGTCTGCTACTCTGGAGATATCTGTCCGGTAAGATCGCAGTTGATGCATCACTTGAGTCCACGTAGAGTGAGAGTCTTCAAGAGCGTCATCCCAGATATACCGGGACTTCCTGTATTTTGCCTCTACGATCAATGAAAAGCGATACTCATCCCCGGTATAACAGTCAATCCGGACATCAGGACAATCGTGCTTTCCTTCGACAAACACCGGTAGATGCATTTCCCGTGCTTCCTCGTCGGAATGGGGCAGCCGCTGATTATAGTATACCTCGATCCTCTGGGAGCCGCTATTACGACACATTGTCACCTTAGTGCCCGGTGGAATCGAGGGAATGAATACCCTTTCCGGAAACTGCCAGTGCTTATCATAGATCCACCCACTCACAGGCTCGAAATCCAGCCTCTGCAGGGCTTGGAGGGTTCTCGCAAAGGACCAATACTCCCACAGAAGGTCAGTTTTCTTCCACTGGTATTCAAAGGAGGCATCCACTCTTATTTCTGAGTGATGCACAAGATCCCACCAGAACTTGTACAGCATCCGATAGCGCCCATCTCGCCTCAAGGCCGGGGTATATGGCAGCATGCCGTGGTCCACGGTAACCTCTTCAAACAGGGGGTCATTTAGTATGAGCCGCAGTTTAGCCTGAAGCCCACGCGCTTTATCCAGCTGCTCCTCAGGCTTCAGAAGTCTTCTGCCCTGCTCTACCTCCATGTATGCTTCAAGAGAGTCAGCAATCTCCTCTATAATCCCAATGAGATTAAGGAGTATTCTCTTTACCCAACGGTTTTCTGGTAGATCATAGTCTACAATTCGCTTGGGCGCTAATACACTTCGGGCAGATCTGTCGACTCCTCCCTCATTTCGAGAATAACCTGCATAGGAGTTTAGCCAGCGGTAGGACTCTCTGTCCACTTTGTAAGCATTGTGGGCTGAAACCACCTCATGAATCCTTCTGACCTCGTGCTTTGGTCGTCGCAGGATATCGATCAACGCCTCATAAAGACGGGCAAAGTGCTTTTCCAACAGCTGATATTGATAAAACCTGATAGGCAACCGAGAAGCAACATCGGATTGACCAATGCCCTGGTTCTTGCGAATCAGATCCAGAGTTAGGCCTACCACATACTTTTCCAGTTCTCTTCGCATCTGCTGCAGCTGATCATCACTTAAGTCCTTCGGCTTTACGTTAAGGACGGTGTAGTAGGACGTTCCATCCCAATCTACTCTCACTCCATAGTTGCCCGGTTGCCATGGAAAGTCCGTCTCGTCCCGTCTGCTTATTCTAACCCGGGTCCCACAGGGAATATAGGCACTACCACCATCGGTGGCTAACTCAGGATGAACTAAGACATCAAAACCACCGAGGTAAAGTCGTGCGTCCTCCGGCGGCTCACCATCGCGGGATACAAACTCCAGGTCATAATCCCGATACTCCGTGAGATACAACCGATCAGGCTCCGCGTCTCTTTCATCCAGGGTGAAGCTGCTAAGCTCGCCTACCCAGTAGTAGTCGTCAGAGTCTGGGCTGGCATGGATCCGCACCGCAAAGGGAAGCTTAGGAGGTGTAGCCATAATGCTTAAGCTCCTTTGCCTTATTCTCAACTTCCCTCCGACTTTGCTCAAACCCGCTAACGTCCTGATATTGATCCATCAAGGAGATAAGAACGCTGTCCTCGACTTCTCCTTTGCGCACAAACCGACCAATCAACTCCCCCAATTGCTCCTGCGGTCCCCGCACTTTGGGAAACACTTTCTGCACTAATTGGGAGTCAAAGACTGTGTCCCGGTTAATCATCGGTTGACCATCTGAAGAGCGCGGAACATTGTCGATATAATCGGCAATCTGCCTTAGAGTTCGATAGCCTATCCCCATCTGCAAATCAACCCTATGAAGACAGTTATGAAACTCCTCGAGAAAGTCTATCTCCCGATCCGTCAACTGCAAGTCACGGGAGGTACGACGCCATCTGCTGTACGTTGTGTAGTCGATTGTGTATCGCTGGATGGGTCCGATGTCC is a genomic window of Bacillota bacterium containing:
- a CDS encoding isopentenyldiphosphate isomerase, with the protein product MDEKTGNRIIKKHRGVRIDVIDQIIYPEMIYQIIRPDGEVQEIRDPLELKYYYYDQLRELLESSGFEIKEEFGYYDKSDIKDGKELIFVCGRK
- a CDS encoding class I SAM-dependent methyltransferase, whose protein sequence is MEVWPNLYQQSAFLYDLDTRDIVKVDIPFYLEYAARYPGNILELACGTGRVSLALAQQGMKVYGIDRSDSMLAEFRKKLASQPKTVQDNIWLGKYDMASFQLDKKFSLIIIPFRGFQALTTDEAQRGCLKCVYEHLEDQGVFIINTFRPYKKLDETWVYPETVQWETISGKQ
- a CDS encoding DUF2357 domain-containing protein → MATPPKLPFAVRIHASPDSDDYYWVGELSSFTLDERDAEPDRLYLTEYRDYDLEFVSRDGEPPEDARLYLGGFDVLVHPELATDGGSAYIPCGTRVRISRRDETDFPWQPGNYGVRVDWDGTSYYTVLNVKPKDLSDDQLQQMRRELEKYVVGLTLDLIRKNQGIGQSDVASRLPIRFYQYQLLEKHFARLYEALIDILRRPKHEVRRIHEVVSAHNAYKVDRESYRWLNSYAGYSRNEGGVDRSARSVLAPKRIVDYDLPENRWVKRILLNLIGIIEEIADSLEAYMEVEQGRRLLKPEEQLDKARGLQAKLRLILNDPLFEEVTVDHGMLPYTPALRRDGRYRMLYKFWWDLVHHSEIRVDASFEYQWKKTDLLWEYWSFARTLQALQRLDFEPVSGWIYDKHWQFPERVFIPSIPPGTKVTMCRNSGSQRIEVYYNQRLPHSDEEAREMHLPVFVEGKHDCPDVRIDCYTGDEYRFSLIVEAKYRKSRYIWDDALEDSHSTWTQVMHQLRSYRTDISRVADPMQRAVKNVVVIYPRGDLGEIHDTGRYITLVKLVPGDSDDHYVQCLNELLEAGATW